The following nucleotide sequence is from Manis javanica isolate MJ-LG unplaced genomic scaffold, MJ_LKY HiC_scaffold_23, whole genome shotgun sequence.
CTCTGCACTCTAAGATTGaactttaaatattacaaataggTCAGGAGATTTCACAGGAGTTTTAACATATctggaatttttaaagaataaagaaaaatcaatgaaaagatcTAAAcccaaaggagaaaattaaagaagaaaagttcAGAGGATCACTTTGTGTTATAAGGAATAAAGGATGTGTTTATAACCAATGTGTTACAAGGAATAAaggacactgaaaactacaaatgaggtgtgtgtttgtgtgtgtgtaaactgaaTTATTTTGGGGGGTGAAGTAGTCAGGGGTAATACCTAGCTAAGAAAGTGTCAATGCAGACCAAGAGGCTTTAAATAGTTTCCTGGTCCTAATAGAAACtatccttatttttgtttttcttaagcatCTTTTTGTCAATTTCAATTGAAGATAAAAGATCTATATTTTCAGCATAGAAAGTGTATTAATTGCAATACAGATGCAGAAGATGGAAGGCCAGGAAAATAGCTATTTTAGGAGATGAGAAAGAGTGAATAGAAAATACTATAAATTcacaaaatcattaaaatatgtgaaatagtaaacagacattttatgtgtttttgttatttcagtAGGAGGAATCCATAGTGTATGTCTCTTTATGAAAAATTGGAAGGACAAATATTCCAAGTACCAATTGCAAGACCCTGTTCTAAATTATGTATCAGTGAAATTTTCAATTTCAAGTAtctgtcataaaaataaaaatgtatgtattataCAACGTATGCATTAAATATCAACATCTACCAAGCAATGAGAACTTCTAGTAACCATATTTAGTTTACAACATTAAACTGACCTTTTTAACAGGTGTATTTCGGTATTACGCATGTAAACTTAATTTTATCCTAGAGATAAGTGAAAATACGCTATGGTTTCTcatatagataaagaaaatgttaaaagactGTATGTCGTTTGTATCAGTTACTTCCACTGTACCGTGAGCTCCTCAAAGTCAGGAATAGTACTTTACTCATGTGGTACTTGTATGAGTTTACAACTGAAAGAATCAGGGCAGTATTTAAATTCTGGCTCACTTAACTAAAGGCATTTTGTTGGGATGATTTCCCTTATTAATCTTgaaataagaagggaggaagTGATAAAAGTGAATGCTCAAGAAGAAGCACTTTCATGTGTAAATTTACTTTTACATACATAAAGTCTATGCGTtaataaattttcaataaattgcACTAAGTACATGACATGTAAACATTATGCACAAagattgcctttgtttttttcctgcttttcacatgctaaacgtttttttgtatttatttactgctgttttgctttgacacatgctttttattttttagcataatggaaatatttcataACATGGGAAAGGTCTAGCAGAAAGGAGTAGAGTTATCCaaacaatgaaattaatttttatttaatggtaATCCCTGGattctaaaaaaaatttgtttttgtaacCTTGGTTTAAGTAATTTTAAGCACCTGTAGGGGATGATCACTGTAGTATTTTCCAGATTATTCTTCTGTTATCTTCAAAATCCATTTGAATTAAAAacgcatttaaaaaattatttaaaaatgatggtcACTGAGGTTACTTaagcaggaatacagagaaactgaggcagagagagataaaaggatctccaggaatgaaagaatattaatagaactgtgtgaccaatccaaatggaactacatttgcattataggggtaccagaagaaaaagagggagaaaaagagataggaagtgTCTGTGCAGCTGaggaggcaaacagtgaatcagtggcatcttactacaccgatggacagtgactgcaataggtaaGGGGGTGGTcccgataatatgggtgaatgtagtaatcacattgtttcttcatgtgaaacaatgataagagtgcatatcaataataccttaactaaaaatttttaaaaaaattatagaaaagcaaaagggaatGAACAAAGACATTGTTGACTATGTGGTAAGTGCTTTGAACGACTACATGAAACAATAACAATGCCTCATGGGTGGGATTTAAGATACAGTTAGAACAAAAATACGAGAAAATAATAGCATATAAATGGGGAAGAGAATGATCAAAGTTTAAGAACGCTTTGTTTTGTGAAGGAAGTTAAAGCATCACGATAACCTGAGATATTGTTGAGAATGCATGTTAAAATATCTATGATGCTGAAtgtagctggagggtattatgctcagtgaaataagccaggctgagaacaagtatcatgtgatttcactcatctgtggagtatgagaacaaagggaaaactgaaggaacaggacAGCAGtagtctcacagaacccaagaatggactatagcagttaccaaagggcaaggggcTTGGGAGCGTGGGTGCGAAGGGAGtgaaaaggggggaaaaggggcaatacaatagcacacataatatggccagggatgggggcacggggagggcaggatacctcacagaagacaagtagtgattctacagcatattacagGGTTGAAAAACAGTGACTCTtattggggtatgtggcggggacttgaggATGGGGggttctagtaaccataatgttgctcatgtaattgtacattaatcataccaaaataaaaaaatgaaaaaataaaaaataaaaatatctatggtGAGCTCTTGAAAAATAGACATACTGAATAGAACTTTCAAACTGAGACATGGAGAAAAGTGtcatgaggaaatagaaaaggaatattaatctgaaaggaaagaatatttttcaaataatatgacATAATAAGCACAAAattatgtgattaaaaataaatccagttaaGTTGGTAATTAGAgtacaagaaattaaataaacGCATAACATAAAGAAAATGGTTGTCAGACAAGGGAACAAAAACAAACGTCAGCTCTATATTGTTTACAAGGGACACAAGAAAAGTTAAAGGGCAAAGAAGCTACTACTTCATGCCCACAAAGACAGTTAAGATggttaaaaaaaacccaccaggaacagaaaaaataagtgttgataaggatgtggagaatttagaaccctcatacatttctggtgggaatgtaaaatggggcagcgtctttggaaaataatttggcagttaCTCAGAAAGTTAGACATAgcataccatatgacccaggaattccattacTACCTAGATTTGAAAACACTTATAGAAAAAtgtgttcatagaagcattatttataacagccaaaaagtgaaaacaaccgcatcaactgatgaatggatacaccACAAAGATGTTATATCCATAGCGTGAAATAttgttcagtcataaaaaggaatgaagtattgatacatccgacaacatggataaaccctAAAAACattgtaagtgaaagaagcagacacagaaggtcacatattgtataatttctttatatgaaatgtctagaagagataaatacatagagacagaaaatagatttaatttttttccttctattttccacCGTCTAACTGTTGCGGACAGTCGGGGGCGGGGCTGCGCCCGAGCGACTCGCGCCCATTGGCCGGGAGGGCCGTCAGTCGATGGCGGGCAGCCACTGGGCGCAGATCGCTTAAGTCCGgcggctgcgtagtagctgcaggcgccgccgccgTCTTATCCCCCAGTCAGTAGTGTCGCGAGCGCCGCCGGGAAAGGCAGCTTCCGCTGTTCCGTCCGTGCTTCGGTCCGGTCAGGAGCGGCCCGCACCGTCCAGTCCACGCAGCAGATGCGGACGGACCCGCGCCGTGCTCGGCTGCGCCGGCCTCCCGGCGCGCATGCGGGGGCGGTACCGGCCTCGGATCGCCGCCTCGCCCCTCCTCCGCTCTCCCGCGGCGGCCTGAGGGCGGCGATCGGCTCGGACTTGAGCCGCTGGCCCGGCCGGACTTCAGAGAGCTCAGCCGAGAAGCGGCTCCCGCTGCGACAGACCTGCAGTGGAGGGTCCAGAGCGGGCCCTGCTTcagggtgaaggcgacagcgacggctctaCGGGCTGAaaggtacgtggccgcggggcgcggcgggaCCCGGACGTGGCGCCGTAacccctgcctccgcctgagGGCGCGGGTGAGTTGGACGAGTGGGCGCTCCTGCGAGTGGCTTGGTGGGCAGCGCGTGGCCCGCGGGGTCGGGAAGCGGCCGACGCGGGTTGTGGGCTCGCGGGGTCCGCCCGGGGTCCGGAGGTCGAAGCATTCCGCCAGAGGAGCCGCCCGGGTAGGGAGGGAGCGGAGCAGATGCGCCCGGGGCAGACGTGCGAGCGGCCGTTGAAGTTCTCCGTGGCAGTTGGGGAGGGGCTCGCCGGAGCCGCTGCTTTTCCATCCGTCCGGGTGGTGAGGGCGGCTGCTCTCCACCCCGCGGCTCGCGTCGGCCCGGCCTAGGGCCGCAACGCCGACCTGGTCCCGCCGCCCGGGCCGTGGATGCAGGTGGAGGGGCCGCGCCGTGCCGCGCAGATGGGGAGGCCGGTGGGCGTTTTGCCGTGTGTGGATTTTCTCGGCGGGGGCCTCGAGGGTGAGGGCTGGCGAGCTGAGGTTCAAGTGTGACCCGGGGCGGGGCAGCGGGCGAGGGCCGCCTGGAGGCAGCgcctttagaattaaaaaatttttcgtGAGGTACCTCCcgtattttttatttgggaatgaagtttctttacttggtatgggaactgacagtgcattttcttgtatttagaaattcatatCTTACCGTCATTTCGGTTCGTAGTCTGCCACAgggattctgagacagggaccgtgggtgtagtcagagtagggtgagggcctctggaaaaagacccttTCCAAAACTCCGAAttaaacaattcagcaaagtcagagtcacatgaATTCTCTCAAGTAAAATACCAAACTAGGAGTATAAGCATTCTTccgtgaagattagttaaaactaaaaagccaggagtagcctggcctggaatgttggaacatttcccagataagaaaatacctcagcatggcCCAAGTCtgcattgtgtcaattaaatgaggctattgtaaaatttactttagcctgcgaAAAGGcctagtttatctttaactttgcccagatgctgcttttcctccttcagcccctaatcaagtTATATATAACCTGGGCGATTAATATGTCAAGTAAACCCAGTCACAAACAACGTAGTAAGAGGCAGGAAGCATCCCATCTTAAAGGTAAGATTGCATTTGAACATCCAGGATGTTAACAGGTAGGATTCTTTTTttgatttattaaggtattattaaaacacacgcttatgaaggtttcacatgaaaaaacaatgtggttgctacattcacccatgttgtcgGGTCCCCCTCTtacctactgcagtcactgtccatcagtgtagtaagatgctatagattctCTGTTTgccaagaagtaagattcttaccttattcctttttttactacttattttctttccttctttatttttaattttgatatcgtccatgtacaattacttgaacattatgggtactagactacccctattatcaagtttcccccacatgccccattatagtcactttccatcagcatactaagaaactgtagaatcattatttgtatatactgcctttccccagTCCCCTCcgcactacattatgtgtgctaattgtaaagcCCTATTTTCCCCcgtttccctcccttcccacccatcctcaccagtccctttccctttggaatttGGGGGTGGAATTTGCAAGAGCAGTGCTGTTCCCTGGAGGTTCTATGACATCACAGTGGTGACTCTTTCCTAGTGACAGTGTGTGTTTGTTGATTgtagcaggttccctcttcagagcttggtgccctattgTTGGGTATGATTTCCGTGAGGTGCGCGTGGACCACCTTGACAggatcaggaatatggaaaccatatccaaggtactgtgtgtttcttttaattttggtgtcagtactaaacagttacatgagaaacattatggttaatagactacccccattatcaagtcaccaccacataccccatgatgtcactgtctttcctctcaATAATACGCTCTAgtatctctactggtctttgtgttttactgcttttcctgtgctcccctcccagcccacattatgtgtgctacttgtaatgcccaattttcccccttatccctctcttcccaaccatcctccacagtcactttccctttagtaaccgttagtccattctcagctttggcaaggctgcttctatcttcttccttcagctttttctttgttctaatactccacaggagagtcaaatcatttgatgcttttctctctctttctggctaatctcagtgagcataataccccccagcttcatccatgttgttgtaaattgcagcatttgttttcttcttatggcttagtagtattccattgtgtattaccacatcttctttatccatttgtctactcaatggacacatcggttctttccatttcttttctactctaaatagtgctgtgataaacataggggtgcatatgtctttttcaactgggttgcacccttttttttttcctatttctacatttattattggtatctacatatatatatatatatatatatacacatacatacatatatttttggtgtTATCTACTATTCcacgaggaacattatggttactaaactcacCCCATAACCAagtttcccccagataccccactgccctcactgtccatgagcgtggtaAGATGCTTTGTTATTACTACTAGAGTTCtctgtgttttgcagtcttccctgTGCACACCCCCACCTTCACATTATACACAGTAAAAACtactccctttctttccccttctcttatccctGGGAAggatgggaatggagggataagagaagggaaaagaaagggggcaatTTTTcgtgtgtataatgtgggggggtacagattcccagccttccaccccagtccctttccatttgtttacagttagtccattcttcggtgctgtgagcctgctgctcttatgctccttcagttttttccttgttcttgtagtccacagatgagagatattatttaatatatatatatataagtatatatgtatgtatatatacacatatatgtatatgtaggccggaaccactaatgtttggtaaggtgatggAGCTTGAGCAGCTGTGCAGTGCCCGCCATCTgtggctggactttacaagagccgcacggttgcctggagatactgtgacatcacagcagtggtgcctctctcctagggacagagtgtgtatggtgattgcagcaggttcccacttcggagcttggtgccgtagccttgggtatgagtttggtgaggtgcgcgctgaccacctTGACAGAATCagggaatatggaaaccctatcgaaggtactgtgtgtttcttttaagatggtgtcagtgctaatcacttacatcaagaacattatggttactagacacccccagtatcaagtccccaccacagatcccatgagagagtcactgtctttcagcccaggaatatgctgtagaatctctactggtctttgtgtttttctaccttccccgtactcccctgccagcccacattaggggcgctactcatcatgtccaattttcccccttttcctcccttcccacccatctcccacagtcactttccctttggtgaccatcaatccattctttggtttcgcaaggctgcttctgtcttggtcgttcagttttttctttcttctaatacttcacaggagagggaaatcatttgatgcatttttctctctgtctcagtaatctcactgagcataataccctctaccttcatccatgttgttgtaaatgatagcatttgttttctttttaggacTAAATAAAGTTCCATTGCAtacatgtactacatcttctttatccattagcCTAATtatggacacattggttctttccatttctttactagtctaaatagtgctgtgataaacataggggtgcgtgtATGTTTTGCTTACTTATTTACCGCcttctgttttttacttttttatttatttacttattgatatataaaaacatatatatatatatatatgtattgttttctttttgtcattaatctactcttacatgaggaaatttacgTTTCCTAGACTCCCCATCACctagcttcccccagttactcctttgcagtcattgtccattaatgttgtatgATGCTgaagaatcactgcttgtctccattgtgttgtacagccctccctgtcccaaactcacattatacattctaatcataatgcctgctttctccctcacccttttccctgcatttcgaACCATCCACCccagtttttttcagttttgtaactattagtacattcttgtgttctgtgagtctgcttaaGTTTTTCTCCtacaggtttttctctcttcttattctcccCAGacgagtgaaataatttgatactcatccttctctgtctggcttatttcactgggcattataccctctagctccatccatgttgttggaattggtagaattttttttcttcttatgtctgaataatgttcttttgtgtatgtgtaccacatttttttttaactattcatCCCCTGACGGACACATAACTTGGCTATTCCGAATATTGCTgtgctaaacataggggtgcataggtcttttccaaactgggttgctgcattctttttttgtaCTCATTTATTCtatattatggtatcattaatttttttgtatttttattttttatctatattttgttattattaatcaactattccacggagaacattatggttactacacccatCCCTTGACCAATTTCCCCCGAGATACAATATTGCACTCCCCGTCCATCAGCGTgataagatactgtggaatgactactagtcttctctgtgttatacagcc
It contains:
- the LOC140847595 gene encoding uncharacterized protein; translation: MAARHRLTALPANVRESPGGTPAPDFRKINVGGIKTAPNLCPVPGEPENGKRVGSDFRYKLISSDDLELTKNNNAKHIPCRERRRERQLPLFRPCFGPVRSGPHRPVHAADADGPAPCSAAPASRRACGGGTGLGSPPRPSSALPRRPEGGDRLGLEPLARPDFRELSREAAPAATDLQWRVQSGPCFRVKATATALRAERYVAAGRGGTRTWRRNPCLRLRARPLIKLYITWAINMSSKPSHKQRSKRQEASHLKAGSLFRAWCPIVGYDFREVRVDHLDRIRNMETISKWCHFRKDRLSMVIGAGSLFTAWCPSRGLISVKSAPTPLTASGT